One Blattabacterium cuenoti genomic window carries:
- the purD gene encoding phosphoribosylamine--glycine ligase, with protein MKILIIGGGGREHAIGKKLLEDNRFIQLYFYPGNGGTSIIGKNIENHHSPLDLGVFAKKNEIDITIVGSEFFLLEGIVDIFNNMGLKIIGPHYSAARLEGNRIFAKSFMKKYGVRTPKYDIFYSYEEAMNFFKKKTNSVAIKTNGIAAGKGVIIAHNQNEAEKALKNIMIKKKFGKSGDQIIIEEFLQGKEASIISFFNGKNIIPFLSAKDYKKIGENEKGLNTGGMGSIVPNPYITNSIWIDFRKNVLEPTLEGLMIEKLTFFGFLYFGLMISNNKVYLLEYNTRIGDPEAQALFPLMKSNFLNIIQYSYQQKETYIDWKKLYSCCVVLSSIGYPEKYEIGKIITGLNSLEEPFYIAGAKIEQKKWVTSGGRVLNIIGIGNSLQESIKKAYDKVKKIQFENLYFRKDIGL; from the coding sequence ATGAAAATTTTAATTATTGGAGGAGGAGGCCGTGAACATGCTATAGGAAAAAAATTATTGGAAGACAATCGTTTTATACAACTTTATTTTTATCCTGGAAATGGAGGAACAAGCATAATAGGAAAAAATATTGAAAATCATCATTCTCCGTTAGATTTGGGTGTTTTTGCTAAAAAAAATGAAATAGATATAACTATTGTAGGATCTGAATTTTTTTTATTAGAAGGAATTGTTGATATTTTTAATAATATGGGATTAAAAATAATTGGGCCACATTATTCAGCTGCTAGACTTGAAGGAAATAGAATTTTTGCTAAATCTTTCATGAAAAAATATGGAGTTCGCACTCCTAAGTATGATATTTTTTATTCTTATGAAGAGGCTATGAATTTCTTTAAAAAAAAAACGAATTCTGTAGCTATTAAAACGAATGGAATAGCTGCAGGAAAAGGGGTTATTATAGCTCATAATCAAAATGAAGCAGAAAAAGCTTTAAAAAATATTATGATAAAAAAAAAATTTGGAAAATCTGGAGATCAAATTATTATAGAGGAATTTTTACAAGGAAAAGAAGCTTCTATTATATCTTTTTTCAATGGAAAAAATATTATACCTTTTTTATCAGCTAAGGATTATAAAAAAATTGGAGAAAATGAAAAAGGATTGAATACAGGAGGAATGGGGTCTATTGTTCCGAATCCATATATAACAAATTCTATTTGGATAGATTTTAGAAAAAATGTTTTAGAACCTACTTTAGAAGGATTAATGATAGAAAAATTGACATTTTTTGGGTTCTTATATTTTGGTTTAATGATAAGTAATAATAAAGTTTACTTATTAGAATACAACACTCGCATCGGAGATCCTGAAGCTCAAGCCTTATTCCCATTGATGAAGAGTAATTTTTTAAATATTATTCAATATTCTTATCAACAAAAAGAAACATATATTGATTGGAAAAAATTATATTCTTGCTGTGTGGTTTTATCGTCTATAGGGTATCCTGAAAAATATGAAATAGGAAAAATTATAACAGGTTTAAATTCTTTAGAAGAACCTTTTTATATTGCTGGAGCAAAAATAGAACAAAAAAAGTGGGTGACATCAGGTGGACGAGTTCTTAATATAATAGGAATAGGAAATTCTCTTCAAGAATCCATAAAAAAGGCTTATGATAAGGTTAAAAAAATTCAATTTGAAAATTTGTATTTCAGGAAAGATATTGGTTTGTAA
- the guaA gene encoding glutamine-hydrolyzing GMP synthase, with translation MKKDFILILDFGSQYSHMIARRIRDIGVYTLLYHYNNISIPHIISKKPKGLILSGGPFSVYEKNSPLISKNIFQLNIPIFGICYGMQLISFLFGGKIKKSKYKEYGKSYFIINDPDNNLFYGIPDKSIVWMSHFDEVENLPKEFKVIGHTPYCNVAAFSHLNKDIYATQFHPEVINTEYGISMLKNFVFHICKCSSNWKLNNFVQKTIDNIKKRVNKKKVILGFSGGVDSFVTAYIIHKAIGNSLNCIFVDTGLLLKTEKEKISFLCKKMNFSIKIIDAKNRFLSKLTGILDPEIKRKVIGEEFLYIFQKESEKIKNVEFLAQGTIYSDIIESSVISKNSISHSIKSHHNVGGLPTTLMKLKLIEPLKELFKDEVRKIGKKLGLTKDILYRHPFPGPGLGIRIIGEINEKKIFILKEAEDILLQELKNYDIYDSVSQAFIVLLPIRSVGIKGDKRTYEYAAILRVVNTEDFMTATFSHLSYDFLEKVSNRITNEVDGINRIAYDITSKPPSTIEWE, from the coding sequence ATGAAAAAAGATTTTATACTCATACTAGATTTTGGATCTCAATATAGTCATATGATTGCTAGAAGAATTCGAGATATAGGAGTATATACTTTATTATATCATTATAATAATATTTCTATCCCTCATATAATATCAAAAAAACCTAAAGGATTGATTTTATCAGGAGGGCCTTTTTCTGTTTATGAAAAAAATTCTCCATTAATATCTAAAAATATTTTTCAACTAAATATACCTATATTCGGAATTTGTTATGGAATGCAACTGATTTCTTTTCTATTTGGTGGAAAGATAAAAAAATCAAAATATAAAGAATATGGAAAATCATACTTTATCATAAATGATCCTGATAACAATCTATTTTATGGAATTCCCGATAAATCTATTGTTTGGATGAGTCATTTTGATGAAGTAGAAAATCTTCCGAAAGAATTTAAAGTCATAGGGCATACCCCGTATTGTAATGTTGCGGCTTTTAGTCATCTCAATAAAGATATTTATGCAACTCAATTTCATCCAGAAGTGATCAATACAGAATATGGAATATCTATGTTAAAAAATTTTGTTTTTCACATTTGCAAATGTAGTTCTAATTGGAAACTAAACAATTTTGTACAAAAAACGATAGATAATATTAAAAAACGTGTAAATAAAAAAAAAGTGATACTAGGTTTTTCTGGAGGAGTAGATTCTTTTGTCACAGCTTATATCATTCATAAAGCTATTGGGAATTCTTTAAATTGTATTTTTGTAGACACAGGGTTATTGTTGAAAACTGAAAAAGAAAAAATATCTTTTTTATGTAAAAAAATGAATTTTTCTATAAAAATAATAGACGCTAAAAATCGTTTTTTATCTAAGCTAACTGGGATCCTTGACCCTGAGATAAAAAGAAAAGTTATAGGAGAAGAATTTCTATATATTTTTCAAAAAGAATCAGAAAAAATTAAAAATGTTGAATTTTTAGCACAAGGGACTATTTATTCAGATATTATTGAATCTTCTGTGATTTCAAAAAATTCAATAAGTCATTCTATAAAATCTCATCATAATGTAGGAGGGCTTCCAACAACATTAATGAAATTGAAACTCATTGAACCATTAAAAGAATTATTTAAAGATGAAGTTAGAAAAATAGGAAAAAAATTAGGACTTACAAAGGATATTTTATATCGTCATCCATTTCCCGGACCGGGTTTAGGGATTCGTATTATTGGAGAAATCAATGAAAAAAAAATTTTTATTTTAAAAGAAGCAGAGGATATTTTGTTGCAAGAGTTAAAAAATTATGATATTTACGATTCTGTTAGTCAAGCTTTCATTGTATTGTTACCCATAAGATCTGTAGGAATAAAAGGGGATAAACGAACTTATGAATATGCGGCGATATTGCGTGTAGTAAACACAGAAGATTTTATGACTGCTACTTTCTCGCATTTATCTTACGACTTCTTGGAAAAAGTATCAAATAGAATTACTAATGAAGTCGATGGAATTAATCGAATCGCATACGATATAACATCAAAACCCCCATCTACTATTGAATGGGAATAA